The Bacillus sp. Y1 genome includes the window ATATGAGGTTTCAGTGAATGTTGCAAAGTATGCAATGAATTACTACGGTCTTGAGTTAGGGACAGTAGCTGTTGCGAGAGGTGATCTGTTCCCTGATGCTCTATCAGGAGCACCATTAGCGAATTATTTTGGTGCACCTATACTTCTAACACCAACAAGTAAAGTGGATGAAACAGTAAACAGCTTTTTAATGAACAACCGTAATCAACTTGAACATATCTATATCCTCGGAGGAACAGGATCCGTCTCAACTACCACAGAAAACCAATTATTTAACCTAATTAGATAATGATGGTAAGGCCACTTGATAAAAGTGGCCTTATTTTACTTTTCATATTTCTTCACGATGTCAGTACCCTGCTGTTTCTCATTAATAAACTTGTCTTCCTTTGACTTTTGCGATTCCGTAACAGCATCAGAAGTGATATTGGGAACCGAATCTAGTGCACTTTCTGCATCAGTAAAACTTGTGTCTCCCATATTAGTAACAGACAGATCTTTGTTATCCATAAAAAACCTCCAAACCAAGTTTTTATTATTCTTTCCATTTTGAATCATAATATGAGTTCAAAAAAGCCCTCCATAAGGTCTTATGAAGGGCTTTCGAATATTATCTAGTTAAGAAGGCTTTAATCTGCTCAGCCATCGCTTTAGCACGCTGTTCCTGAACAGTAGGATTTGCTAGTATTTTTACTTCATCTGGATTTGAAATGAAGCCTAGTTCAATAAGAACTGATGTCATTTTCGTCCATCTTGTTACGTATAAATTATGATCCTTTGTACCATTACTTGAGTAAATATTACTAATGCCAACTCCAGGGTATTGTAAGCTTTGTGCTAACCCCTCTCCAAGAACTTTACTATTTTGTGCTTGGACAGATGGTGTAGGATCATAAGCAATATTATTACCTGTATAGCTTAATGCTTTTGTACCACTTCCATCTCTAACCAAGAACTCTTTTCGATCTGTGTTTTCACTGATAAATGGGTATTTAACCCCATCGGAAAGAACATATACATCAGTCGTTTCAATAGCTGGACGATAGGAACTATAATGTGTACTTAGCCCTCTTGGACTTGAAGAAACGTTTGAATCATGATGAATACTAATAAATATCTCTGCATTTGAGCTATTAGCAATATTCGCACGTTCCTCAAGAGATACATAAACATTTTGGTTTGGATTTCTAGTATATAGAACTTGCGCACCCATTTGAGTTAAATAGCTTGCTACTTTAAGAGTAAAGGAATTATTTAAATCTACTTCCTTATATCCGTTTTGAACAGCACCAGGATCAACTCCACCATGTCCAGGGTCTAACATAATTACTTTTCCTGCTAAAGGTGGAGCTACTTCTTGTCCTGTTAATGTGTTAAACGTTTGTTGTGGAACAGAAGCTGTACCACCTAGAATGACAAAGTCTGAAATGTTTTTATTTACAATTGTAGACTTAACGGAACTTGGTGCTGATGTAGGATGGGTAAGTAAGAGTGGAGC containing:
- a CDS encoding N-acetylmuramoyl-L-alanine amidase, with translation MSANIVNTLEASPTKAFVATGMTFADALTGSVLAAKQGAPLLLTHPTSAPSSVKSTIVNKNISDFVILGGTASVPQQTFNTLTGQEVAPPLAGKVIMLDPGHGGVDPGAVQNGYKEVDLNNSFTLKVASYLTQMGAQVLYTRNPNQNVYVSLEERANIANSSNAEIFISIHHDSNVSSSPRGLSTHYSSYRPAIETTDVYVLSDGVKYPFISENTDRKEFLVRDGSGTKALSYTGNNIAYDPTPSVQAQNSKVLGEGLAQSLQYPGVGISNIYSSNGTKDHNLYVTRWTKMTSVLIELGFISNPDEVKILANPTVQEQRAKAMAEQIKAFLTR